The sequence below is a genomic window from Oreochromis niloticus isolate F11D_XX linkage group LG3, O_niloticus_UMD_NMBU, whole genome shotgun sequence.
aggacaaaagtaGTACTAGATGTAGTAAATGTATAtctaaaggaaataaaaaataaataaataagcaagGAAAACTGTGACAACAAGCTGAGGAGTGCCAGACAACTCAACAACTACGCTAAAAATTGCGTCCAAATGTGAAATTTTAGCTTCAGATTGTAGATGAACAGGAGAGGTGCAGTAGGTGtctcatctgtaaaacacagactGCATGTCAGCCAGCTCAGGATCTTCTTAAACCTGAAGTATTTGTGAATGCAGAAGAAACTGAGAGTTTGCTCCACCATTCAGTTCCAGCTGGAAAGCATCTGACAGCAATGATGTCAAACACAGCTAATGCAGCAAAgccatacctggatagaaaaacaatgaaatggcGTCAGTCGTGGAATGACCTAGCTGGGGTAGCGCCCTCAAGGGGAGAAGGGAACAAAAGGGAACAAAAAAGAACTTTGGACTGATCTTTATTCAAACCCAGAAGGTTTTTACTGAAGACTTGAATGAGTTACACAAACGTGACCAAGGAGAGTTCAGGCTGGTCTCACCAAATGTATTTTGCCTTAGATTTCCATgcgtgtgtttgcatgtttcgGTACAtttctgaccattttctgaTGGCTCAGTGCTGTAAATGTCAGTTTGCTTCAGTTTTAACTTTCAAAGAAAGTTGTGacatcaaaatgaaaatgaacatatattTTTCATGTCCTGGTTTCTGTTTTTTAGATCTGACTGTTTGTGTCCTTTTTTCATTCAAACATGTCGTTTAAATACTGCACACATGTAACAAAGCCTGAACTCTACACAGCTCTGTCTGCTCTGTGCTTTGGCTTTAGGCCATACGCCACTGTGGTTCAGCTTTTTTAATTTGGTATTTACTGACACTTCCAATGGAACATTTTCATCTTCTCTGGGATCTTTAGTCAAAAACAAGGCGTCAGACTGACTTTGTTGAGACAAAAGTCTAGTTTGTATTTCAATTTTGTATGTGCTTTATGGAGAGTTCATCCAAAACTGAGTTGTCCAGTCCTCTTTCAAACTTCAGAGGTTCTTtgttacaaaataaacttaagaTGTTTCCTGTATAGTTTCAGATAGGCATGTTCTCTTTACATGGATACTGTTACAGCTTGTTACAAACTCCTGAAAGGAACCGTCGCACTTTTTAGTGtttgaatgaaaaaaacaatcagCTTTATACATTTAGTTAGCTGCTTCTCCAAATTAAGATTTGAAAGTCTGGCCCAGTTTTCATgagaataataatataaataacacaattacaatttattttttcaacagaatatttttttttacatttgaattGTAAGTGTATATCCACAGATCCACttcatttataaatataaaatagtttTGGTTTCTAAAGCTCATCCTAATATTATACACATAGAAGACACATCATCATTATGCAACCTTGCTATCTGATGACTAAAAAGATCCCACGACTGTCTGGAGATTAAAGTTTTACTTACAGTTTTGTATTGAGATAAAGCGTGCCTCCGTTTCTGTTTGACCCTGATCATCCAGCTGAAACATAACAGACAGCTCTGTTGAACAAGGATATGCCCGTTGCACGTTTGTCTTGTTCACAAGTTTTAAGATCATCAAACATAATTAAATATTAGAGATTATTCAGTCCTGCTGCATTACCCACCTGTGTTTAAGCTTACAGAGTGACCTGATGGTTGGTCAGAGTTCATGTTTGAATCAATTACAGTCGTCCAGGTGCTgaagcagcagagcagccatgGACATTACTCCAGCCCCACCTTGCTTTattaatatatcatttttttaatattataatatcacgttatgaTATATTATCATATTCAATGCTGTTAGTTTTACACAGAATATTCTCAAAAAAGATATTCGATCATCAAGGTGTTTTGGGATAAATGTGAGAGGGTAAAATtagtttgatctgaaacgtgtaacAAATATAAACCAAAACAATGAAATGCTTGCATGTGGTTTATCTCCACTGCCTATAGAATCCCATGGAAAAATGTTATGACAGCTTTACTCATCTGCTTGTCTTAATAGGAAGAACATACTTCTCACACTGTTAGCGTCTGGCTTTGTTTGGTTCATAATTGAATTTGCTCTTGGCTAGCAGCCGCTACGCCGCTTTACAAGCTTTTCCATCTCTGTGTTAGTTACATTGCTTAAGACCACATTAGGAGCACAGCTGGCTTAGTGTTACAGGGTGGGGGGCATCGTAACATTGAAAACTAATAGCTTAACCAAGATTTTTGGTACATCTCAAACTcttgtgtaatccatttatttctaTTGACCATAGGTCGACATCTTTCAGAAGGATCTGTTGTTGATCCCCATCCACCTTGAGGTCCACTGGTCGctggtcagtgttgacattccTCGTCGAGCCATCACCTACTTTGACTCTCAGAGGACTTTGAACAGGCGTTGCCCAAAGGTAGGGATCAGGAAGCTTTTGGAAAAGAAATGAGTGGATGATTGAACAGTTTTTAAAGAAAGGTCAGTGGGTATAGATGCTTAGTAAGGTTTCTGTCAAAATGATTAATGGTTGCAAACGAGCAGCTGCATGATATTTCTGTTAGCTAATattgttgcttttaaaaaatcttaCTATTGTATAACGCTACAAATTTGTTGTAAAAGACCAAAGTTTTTGTCTTCAGTTGGGTTGTGTTAAACCCAAATGTTGGGGTCCAAAGCTGCTCCTCTCTCTGTCCTGCCAGTGATTCAGTTGCTGATAGGAGAGGACGGGCTGTCACACATATAGTCTATTCAAGAAGTCCATTCATTGTCATCCATGAATATACTGCTCAAAGTCAGAATCTCTGTTTTTGGAAATTGCTGCAGTGTCTTTGAATGTGTTCATTTTGATTCCAGCACATTTACAAATACCTGCAAGCTGAAGCCATCAAAAAAGACCAGCAAGACTTCCTGACAGGATGGACCGGCTTTTTCAAAATGGTAAAAGGATTTTTCTTTATACCACTTAACAAAGCTCTGGTGAGACTTTAAGTAAAAATGATACGAGAAGCAGACTTTAGTTGAATTGGTACCATTGCTAATGCTAATGTATTTGTAATGTTGCAGAATGTGGGCCGCCAGAACAATGACAGTGACTGTGGGGCTTTTGTGTTACAGGTGAGTTTTCTGCATTGTGCatataaatgagggctgggtgATATGAAGAAAATCTAATGCCGCCACATTTTTGGGGGCTGTATCGTGATACACGATATATATTGATACATCTTGAGCAGCAAAGGGGGTGGGCTGCAGTTTAAGTTTTTTATGTAAATAtcgacatgtgtggtatccaatGAAACTTTCAAGTCTCAGCCACAAGCTCATAGAAACCATTTCTGCAAACAGCCAAAACAAcaattaaaagagcagttacgtcaCTTTGCGAAATGTGCCTAAACACAAACAACGAAGCCAAACACTCACTCGGCTTCATGTAAGCAAACGTCACATTGTCTAACAGCAGAGGTTTCATCACTCTCTTACCAAAATGAACTGAGCCAGCAGCAGAAGGCGGCCACGAATATGCTTCAGGAACGATAAACAATAACATGGACTCTGTTTCTCTCAACAATAGCCGTCATAGCTCAAATCACAGCTGGTGTATTTAACGTTTCCCTTGGTGTGTGGGGAGATGCTGACATGCCGAGTTCGTTCGTGTTGTTCGACATCCTCCTCGTGAAATCCAAACGACAGCGACTCTGAAACTCCCACTGTCGCCATATTATTCCCCATCTGGTAGCATATAAACACGCATGCTCAGCGCAGTGTGGCGGGTAGAAAATTTTCCAGCTAGGAGGGGGGATTGATGATGCATTTGCAGCGTGCGGGAACCTACACTCGATGGTTACGATAAAAGCATTTTAACCATCGTACGTGGACAAACTTGCGATACATTGAATATACTCGATATATCACCCAGCCCTAATATAAACACGAACTCCTGTTGTTGAGAGCTAGCCGTGGACAGTTTGGATTAGCCTCAGTTTCACTTCTTTATAGCATTTATGAGGGGAACACATGTACCTACTGCATAGATGGTAACTGCCACACATCaggttgttttaaatgtgtttcagtATCTGAATCTAACCCTGACCCTTCCTTTTCTGCTATCCTGCAGTACTGCAAGTGTCTGGCACTCGGGCAGCAGTTCAGCTTTGGGCAGCAGGACATGCCCCGCCTCAGaagacagatgtacaaagaacTGTGTCACTGCAAGCTTATGGTGTGACCCTTACTTTCCATCCTTTGTGGCCAGCTACACCTGCTCCGTCCCTGAAATCTAACAGGATGGAGGGACAGTGTTAAAACAAGAGGAAAATGGGAGCAAGTGACTGGGGGAAAATAAACATTACAAACCTAACTTTTTCTCTTCCACCATGCAGAGAAATTCTTCTAGATGCGAACAttgtttgactttattttttctggttttgcttccctcgGTTTGTTTGAAAAACACTGATTTAAATATCATGTCATAGTTCTTTGTGGTTGTGAGAGGCCAAGACTAGCCATCTTATTTTGGGGATGGGCTAGTTATCCGTGTAAAGATAGTCCACTAGTTTTCTGGTCGGAGAGGGAGCACTGAGGTACGGAAAAGCCTGCGTCCAGGAAGTATGAAAGGAAGTCCCACAGTGGAGTTTGTGTTTAGAGGGCTGCAGTGACTTTTCCATCCAGCCAGTCATTACTTGACATCTTTGCAAAATGAAACGTACCCCATGCTGTGGCCACCAATATGGACGAGCTGTTCAGCACAAAATGTTTTCCAGTGTATTACAGTGTGAAACTTCCATGTACAATATTTGTAATCCTTTCCTGCAGCCTGCTCAGCTGGAGTTCAGTGGGAATGCATGGTTATGTTTGCAGGTAAAACTTTTTTCTGGTGAATCTCAGGGAAAGTTGGATTTCTGCAGCATCCATGAATCCCACCTCATACTGGCCCACACAATAGAGACTTTCCCCCCTCGATCGCTTTCAAGTCATAAACCTTCAACAGTTTGTGGGAGATTGAACTGAAATGGCTCAAAGAAGTATATTTACaatgcatttaattttttaacgTGTTTTATCTCTGTCAGTAATTGTGGTAATATGTTTGGgtttcataaaaaaaatcaagaaaaaagactttcttttttttgttgttgttattattattttttcatttagagATCTTCTGGTTAGTATTTCTTTGAAAAAGCCATTTTGTTGAGGACCACAAATACACAACAGGCATAATATGTCCACAGTGGAGATACAGTGCTCTCTTATTCTTTttataacaaaagaaaatttgTGAATAGTTGTTTTtggctttgcttttttttttcccaagaaGGAGCTGATGCAAGAGAGCTGTTTTATATATCTTCTACAATACGTTatgactgctaaaaataaaaatatgtggcaaacgtgtgtgtgtgtgtgtgtaagttttGACTCGTCCAGATCATAGTAATGGAAGGACTACTTtcagtttcttgaagacgtttcgtCTGAGAGTCAGTCCCACATTTTTAAGCCCTATTGTCCTTAAGAGGGCTGTTGACCCTCTATTGATTCTCTGcataatcacatgagccaaggtgtgaaaacgggtcagccaaggtttcgggtgaacccaTTGTGAGACCTTGCCCCCCATCATGTGActtactgaggtcaaaaggcccaggatgtgagttaAGGCGTCCGGGAAGGATCTCAAAGCTCGATCGTAGATGGCAGACGGTGTCGGTGTTCAAAGAGGGtcgttcactcctctttcaaaccttTGTCCAAAATGTGGACATTGGCATTCTTGAAAGAGTGTGTTTAACAGCCACACAGATACAGACAGCTATGCAGTCTCCACTGCGATGCACTGTTCCATATCAgcttttcttcccactgtttcTCCCTTGGACCACTGCAAACAGGGAACACCCCACAAGCTCTGCAGGTGTAATTTAGTCCTAGTCAAACTTTCAAGTCTCAAACAGCTTGTGGGAGATTGAATTGAAATGACCTGTTGGCTCAAATAACTATATTTacattgcatttcattttttcctGTGTCTCTGTTAGTAATTGTGGTAATATGTTTGGGTTTcataaaaaagtaaagtaaaaagaggatctctgttttgtttttgttaagaggTCTTCTTAGATCATTTCTTCAGCTCGTCACATTGTGGTTTGTTCCTCGTAATAGTGATCTCAGTTCTGAACAAGGTTCTTACTGCGCTGTGGCTGCACCAAACCAGACTCTCCCCAATGCTGTTTCCTTTCTCCGGAGAAGCTGGGGTGCACTGCTGACGGTCTTGAACATGCCGCTAAACTCTACTAACTGCATAAGTCTTTGCACAGTTGGATATTATAGGATATAATGCAGTCCTATATTGATTGCATCATCCACAAAGTACAAAGGGGGCCTTACAGTGACTACTATCAGGATGTGGTGGGTGAGGGGTCTGAATGCGTCCCTCATTAACCTGCAGTATCAGGTTTTCAGCCAGCTCTTTGTTTGCAGAGGGGATGGTTGCAGACCCTTTCACACTGATACCTGCTGTAATGGGCGCTTCGATCACTGCCACAACACCTTTTCACAGTCCCTTTCTAACGGCTGTTAAAGTGAAGAAAGCCTCTGCAGTATTTTCCTGAGTGATAGGTGTCGACACTCAGACAATACATAAGCACCGATATAAGAGAACAAGCCAAAACCAAAAcccaagtgcttttttttttgcagtccaCATGATGTGAAGTCAAAATCGGCCCCATACAGAAAAGCAGTTCATATCTGATGAGAGAATCCACCAAGAAAATGCATCGATCTGTGTAGAAAGTGGGTGAAATTTTGCTCACAAAGAAATTAGCAGGCTAGTTGTTTATGGTAGTttaattttaatggagagagacagaatattagatccagaaataaaaaacacattaaacgAAAGTAATAAAACCTAATTTCAGAGCAAATATCTGAATGATTCTCAGCACATGTAGAGACTAGAAACGGTCATGGTAGTTCTTCATATACATGATAAGACATGGCACTTAGAAAGAGAGAAGTTCTAAACCAGGTACAGATGCCACATTATTGTCACTGGGACAATGTTCAGTTTAATTTCATGGTGTCATTTTGTGGTTATGGTTTGTTTCACATGTTTCTCTAAAGCCTTAAAAAGTACTAttatataaatgtgtttttcaagctttatttatttatttatttacatttatggaACTAACCTACTGCACTCTCATCAGATTTTTCCATCATCCAGATTCAGTAAAAAAATTGAGATAATCAACAGAAATAGTTATTTTTAACCCTAACTCTTTCCCGTGATAGAGTATGAATACATTTAAAGAGCAGTGTGTTGAGTGATCCATGCATATTACGCACAAGACTCATCTCTGATAGGCTGTAAATACTCAACGTGATGCTGGAACATTAAGACATTACATGACCCAATTAAAaaattgcatttattttttattcggCGCTTGTAAATGTCTGAGGAAAGCAGCGGGGACACACCTGGGCAGGCGGACTGAAGAAACCCGGTTGCGTCACCAACGGATTCCGTAAAAACTGAAACCCCGCCTCTTTGGCTAAAGAACTCGGGCACGAGCGTGAATTACGAGCATACTGTAAACGAAACGGTCCGCCCCATGGGTCTGCTTACTTTTACATGACGTAGAGCTCGTCCAATCGCAAATGCCTGTGGGCGGGACCACAGCTAAGTGACGGTGAGCTTTTACAATGAGAAAGCCTCTTTGTGCGCATAACCTATATAAGAGATTTCTGCTGCGGATTCTTTCTTTGAAATAATGTCGGCTGAATATGATAACAGGTAAGGAAGGCTACTTTTGGTCGCATAAATTGTGAGTTCTAGGGCTTATTTTCACTTTCAATCCGTCATATTTTTACTCGATGTTCTCAAGAATGCACATTTTTAACGGAGTTTTGTAGTCGAGTAACATTCGAGGACTTTTTGTCTTAGATGAACATTAGGACTCTTCGCGTTTCAGGAGACGAGTGTGAAATAAGATTTAATGTTTTAGATCGTTAAAGTCATGCTAGTCAGAAGTTATATTAGTCTTAATGCTTCAGATGTGAATACTGACTGCGGTCGTTATCGGCATCCGGCGACAGCACGTGAACAAGCCTGGTGTAGGCCTTTAAAAATTCTTCCTCTTTTCATTTGTAGTAACTTGATATTGAAGCCAAAAGATCGGAACTACGACACTTTCGGGTGTAATACACCTGATTGACCTTATTTTGTCTGTAAAGGTGGATTAATGCTGTTTCGTGGTGTTCGGTGGAGTCACATGGTCTTAGTACGGATGGTCGGCGTTTTGAACAAAGGCCGCTTTAAGGCCGCTGAAAATGGACGTTTTTCCGCTTACACGCGCTGCATGTGGTGGAGCTGTACGCTGCCTTCACAAAGCGCTGTGCCTTACGCGTTTAAATGAACAATTGCTTTCGCCGACTTTGTCAGTTACAGACTAGCAGGCCCTGTTGCTAATGGCTAATGCGGAGCAGGCCTCGGCGGCAAGCCGCGAGGCTTCTTCTACCGCTTTCCTCTTAGCATCGCGGTTAACTCTAAACGATCCGTTCGCTTTGAACACAAAGATGTCGGAGTTTGTCGACTAGTCGGCCACATTCGACGTGGCGGCGTTTCCTCTGTAAAGCGTCCTCCCGCCCCTGACTCTTCCTCCCCTGAATGGAGAAACGACCATCTTGATTGTATGTAGCAAAAATGGCGGCCTCTCCACAAGGCCTCGCGTCACAGCACAAGGGGCGAAGGCTTCTTTTTTCACGCCAAGTTTGGGAAGAATGATATAACGTGGAGCCTGGTAATGATTATATCAGCACGTATACTTAAAGGGGGATATTTTTGTGCTACagaagattttatttttattatcattattcgTGGGCAGAGGGGATTTAGTTCATTATGGTCATTTACAAGTGTAGCTGGAAAGCAATGATAACCGTGAGTTTCTGTCATTCACAGAGACAATGGCCCTGAAGGCATGGAGCCAGATGGGATCATTGAGGTAAGTGTCTCATATGAAACTCCCACAAACACTGATGTTCTTTTCACAGCAGTAGGTTCAGAATGTAGTTAACTGACCTATGTGGGACTCTTTCTAACCTTTCCAGAGCAATTGGAACCAGATTGTGGATAGTTTTGATGAGATGAATCTACGGGAGACCCTGCTCAGGGGAATTTATGCCTATGGTTTTGAGAAACCTTCAGCTATCCAGCAAAGGGCCATTATGCCTTGTATCAAGGGTAAGAGTGCTTTCAATATGTGATACTGTCTGTTTCTAATACTACTTAGCAGTTAACATTTCCAAGAATTCCCTGGATACTAAATTGCACATGTTTTAATTTCAGGTTACGATGTGATTGCTCAGGCCCAATCTGGCACTGGGAAGACTGCCACCTTTGCCATTTCCATCCTTCAGCAGATTGATGTGGAGCTGAAAGGCACTCAGGCTCTGGTCTTGGCTCCCACCAGGGAGTTGGCTCAGCAGGTTGGCTTCCACACAGCCTCTCCCAACACTTGTGACATATTGTGCAATAGCATCTCTCATATAGCCTTTTGCATGGCTTAATGTCTGGTCTTTGACTCAATCTCCAGATTCAGAAAGTGGTCCTTGCCCTGGGTGACTACATGGGCGCCAGCTGCTATGCCTGCATTGGAGGGACCAACATCCGCAGTGAGGTCCAGAAACTGCAGGCTGAAGCCCCACACATCGTGGTGGGAACTCCCGGCCGCGTCTTTGACATGCTAACTCGCAAAAACCTTTGTAAGTCTTCGTGAGAGGGAGTTAAATCCTACTTTGTTTGAAATTTTGTTACTATAAGGAAAGAACATTAGTCTCTTTGGTCACTATGATCACCTCAGAGGTCAGTTATCGCTTTCACCCCACATTGTAGTCTTCCTTCCTGTGTCTGTTCCTGCTTGTATATGATAAGTGCTGTATAATGATGAAACCCATGCGTGTCAGCTGACACTGTACGTCCCTGCTGTGGTGTCGCTTTGGTCGGCGTTCTGCTGGCTCGAGCTTTCATGACAGCAGGGTCCCAGAGGCATGATCATACGTTCATTACTTCTGAATACGGCACCTTTACACCCGAAGACACTTCATTACTGAAACCTCATTAGTGGCACGTGATTCCTAAACACAGTTCCATTGTATCTGTGTGCAAACATGGATTTAACTGAATGTGTTATGTGCCCATATGATGTGTAACATGTTCCTTTTTTTGCAGCTTCTAAATACATCaaaatgtttgtgttggacGAGGCTGATGAGATGCTTAGTCGAGGATTCAAGGATCAGATCTACGAGATCTTCCAGAAGCTGTCGAGCAACATCCAGGTTGGAGAACACTCGTGTCAGCGCTGTAACGGCCGAGTCAAAGGTCCTGGCTTGAAGTATGGAAAGGGCCTGTAGCTGACAGATATCTCTGTAAATCTCTTTAAGGTTGTCCTACTGTCTGCCACCATGCCAGCCGATGTTTTGGAGGTCACAAAGAAGTTTATGCGTGAGCCTATCAGAATCCTCGTGAAGAAGGAGGAGCTGACACTTGAGGGCATCCGCCAGTTTTACATCAATGTggaaaaagaggtgaaaaacatGCACTCGTTTTCCCTGTGATCAGGGTGTTTATGCTGAGCTTGCTGTGCTAACGGTCTGACCTGGTGGTCCTCAGGAATGGAAGCTGGATACCTTGTGTGACTTGTACGAAACCTTGACCATCACACAAGCTGTGATCTT
It includes:
- the eif4a1a gene encoding eukaryotic translation initiation factor 4A1A is translated as MSAEYDNRDNGPEGMEPDGIIESNWNQIVDSFDEMNLRETLLRGIYAYGFEKPSAIQQRAIMPCIKGYDVIAQAQSGTGKTATFAISILQQIDVELKGTQALVLAPTRELAQQIQKVVLALGDYMGASCYACIGGTNIRSEVQKLQAEAPHIVVGTPGRVFDMLTRKNLSSKYIKMFVLDEADEMLSRGFKDQIYEIFQKLSSNIQVVLLSATMPADVLEVTKKFMREPIRILVKKEELTLEGIRQFYINVEKEEWKLDTLCDLYETLTITQAVIFINTRRKVDWLTEKMHARDFTVSALHGDMDQKERDLIMREFRSGSSRVLITTDLLARGIDVQQVSLVINYDLPTNRENYIHRIGRGGRFGRKGVAINMITEDDKRTLRDIETFYNTTVEEMPMNVADLI